Part of the Coriobacteriaceae bacterium genome is shown below.
GCGGGTTTCACATTCCGTATTCGTTTATCGACGACGCGACAGCGGCACACGCGGTGATCGGTATGTGCATCGATTACAAGAATTACCCTATGTTCTTCGACTGCGGCAACGATGCGGGCCTCGCCGTGGCGGGTCTCAATTTCCCGGGTTATGCCGAGTATGCCGAGGACCCTGTCGACGGCAAGACCAATATCGCGGCCTATGAGTTTCCCCTGTGGGTGGCAGCGACGTTCTCGACGGTCGACGAGGTCGAGGCTGCGCTGCGCGATACGGTGATTGTCGCCAAATCTGCAGGAGAGGGGCTGGGCGTGTCGCTGCTCCATTGGATTATCGGCGACAGCCAGCGTAGCATCGTGGTCGAGATGATGGCTGACGGCCTGCATGTATACGACGATCCGGTCGACACCCTTGCCAACCAGCCGACCTTCCCGTGGCACATGGAAAACCTGCGCACCTATATCACCGCCACAAGCGATTTTCCGCAGACGGCGACATGGCGTGGCGCCGAGCTTAAGCCCTATGGAGCCGGTGCCGGCATGCGCGGCATTCCGGGCGATTGCTATTCGCCGAGCCGTTTTGTAAAGGCGGCGTACCTCAATGCCAATTACCCGCAAAAGGAGAGCGAGACCGAAAACGTCGTTCGCATGTTCCGCTCGCTCG
Proteins encoded:
- the bsh gene encoding choloylglycine hydrolase, whose product is MCTSIRFTDNSGHMYLGRNLDWSFDYGQQVRVMPRGFHIPYSFIDDATAAHAVIGMCIDYKNYPMFFDCGNDAGLAVAGLNFPGYAEYAEDPVDGKTNIAAYEFPLWVAATFSTVDEVEAALRDTVIVAKSAGEGLGVSLLHWIIGDSQRSIVVEMMADGLHVYDDPVDTLANQPTFPWHMENLRTYITATSDFPQTATWRGAELKPYGAGAGMRGIPGDCYSPSRFVKAAYLNANYPQKESETENVVRMFRSLEGVVMIEGASRMGDGKFEKTIYTGCFSARTGNYYYAMYGDPSIRYVSLMDAEGASPDRLVVPEPRRS